A stretch of Streptococcus sp. oral taxon 061 DNA encodes these proteins:
- a CDS encoding glycosyltransferase has protein sequence MSENRKFSVLMSVYVKENPAFLEEAVESILHQTLKPSEVVIVEDGPLTPELYQVLGKLEAQSSIPIKRCPLVQNRGLGLALQFGVLQCQYDVIARMDTDDIAVEDRFEQQFELMEKENLDLLGGHIAEFIDQPDEIVSYRRVPIKHEDIVAYQRMRSAFNHMTVMFKRKMVLKAGNYEDGLYMEDDLLWLNMISAGARTGNVDQILCKVRVGAGMFERRGGLRYLKLYRQARKRMHERGQISYGEYLKSVLIQVVVALCPGFIRQFIFLKLLRKSK, from the coding sequence GTGTCTGAAAATCGTAAATTTAGCGTATTGATGTCAGTCTATGTTAAAGAAAATCCAGCCTTTCTAGAAGAGGCAGTAGAGAGTATCTTACATCAAACGCTCAAACCTAGCGAAGTGGTAATCGTCGAAGATGGTCCACTGACACCTGAACTGTATCAAGTTTTGGGAAAATTGGAAGCACAGTCAAGTATTCCAATCAAACGTTGTCCGCTTGTTCAAAATCGTGGTCTAGGTTTGGCGCTTCAGTTTGGTGTCTTACAGTGCCAATATGACGTTATTGCCCGTATGGATACAGATGACATTGCTGTCGAAGACCGTTTCGAACAACAGTTTGAATTGATGGAAAAAGAAAACTTGGACCTGCTAGGTGGTCATATCGCAGAGTTTATCGACCAACCAGATGAGATTGTGTCTTACCGTCGTGTGCCGATTAAGCATGAGGATATCGTTGCCTACCAACGTATGAGAAGTGCCTTTAATCACATGACTGTTATGTTCAAAAGAAAGATGGTTCTAAAGGCTGGCAACTACGAAGACGGTCTCTATATGGAAGATGATCTCCTTTGGCTCAATATGATTAGTGCAGGAGCTCGAACTGGGAATGTGGATCAGATTCTATGTAAGGTGCGAGTGGGAGCAGGGATGTTTGAACGTCGTGGTGGCCTTCGCTATCTAAAACTCTATCGCCAAGCACGAAAGAGAATGCACGAGCGTGGACAGATTTCTTACGGTGAATATCTGAAAAGTGTCTTAATCCAAGTTGTTGTTGCCCTCTGTCCAGGCTTTATACGACAGTTTATATTTTTAAAACTTCTAAGAAAAAGCAAGTAA
- a CDS encoding MFS transporter, translating to MKKRSLFFILGIILIGAVLRAPFTALPTILGDIAQGLGVEVSSLGVLTSLPLLMFALFSSFATRLAQKIGLEHLFTYSLIVLTVGSVIRIFNLPLLYLGTLLIGASIAIFNVLLPSVIQANYPQKISFLTTLYVTSMGIATALSSYISVPITQATSWKGLILCLSLLCLLTFFIWLPNHGYNHFLEGHEKKQKKENILKNKQVWAIMIFCGLQSLLFYTSMTWLPTMAISAGLSHTDAGLLASIFSLTSIPFSMTIPSLTTRLSNRHRQIMLTIVSLAGMLGIAMLLYPSNSFLYWLVAHLLIGTACSALFPYLMVCFSIKTSSPEKTAQLSGLAQTGGYILAAIGPALFGYSFNFFQSWVPAVLALLIIDIIIIISVFIVDRADKIL from the coding sequence ATGAAAAAACGATCACTCTTTTTTATTCTAGGAATTATCTTAATTGGAGCGGTCTTAAGAGCTCCTTTTACGGCCTTACCGACTATTTTAGGAGATATTGCTCAAGGTTTAGGAGTTGAGGTCAGTTCACTTGGTGTTTTGACGAGTCTTCCTCTCTTGATGTTCGCCCTTTTCTCCTCTTTTGCGACCCGTTTGGCTCAAAAAATTGGACTTGAGCACCTTTTCACCTATAGTCTTATCGTCTTGACCGTCGGTTCAGTGATTCGTATCTTCAATCTCCCTCTGCTCTATCTGGGAACCTTACTTATCGGAGCAAGTATCGCTATTTTCAACGTGCTTCTTCCTAGTGTCATTCAGGCAAACTACCCGCAAAAAATCAGTTTTCTGACAACACTTTATGTGACTTCTATGGGGATTGCAACTGCCCTCTCCTCTTACATCTCTGTCCCTATCACTCAAGCTACTTCTTGGAAAGGTTTAATCCTTTGTCTAAGCCTTCTCTGCTTGCTAACCTTCTTCATTTGGTTACCCAACCATGGGTACAACCATTTTCTGGAAGGGCATGAGAAAAAACAAAAGAAAGAGAATATCTTAAAAAACAAGCAGGTTTGGGCTATCATGATTTTTTGCGGTCTCCAATCCTTACTCTTTTACACTAGTATGACCTGGTTACCTACCATGGCAATCAGTGCTGGTTTATCTCACACAGATGCCGGTCTTTTAGCTTCTATCTTTTCTCTGACTAGTATCCCCTTCTCCATGACCATTCCAAGTCTAACGACTCGTTTGTCCAATCGTCACCGTCAAATCATGTTAACAATCGTCTCTCTGGCTGGAATGCTTGGAATTGCTATGCTTTTATACCCGAGCAACAGTTTCCTCTACTGGTTGGTGGCCCATCTCTTAATTGGTACTGCCTGTAGCGCACTTTTCCCCTATCTCATGGTTTGCTTCTCTATCAAAACAAGCTCACCTGAAAAGACGGCTCAATTGTCTGGACTTGCCCAGACCGGTGGCTACATTTTGGCAGCCATCGGCCCAGCCCTCTTTGGTTACAGTTTTAACTTTTTCCAATCTTGGGTCCCAGCCGTACTGGCTCTTCTAATTATTGATATCATTATCATTATTTCAGTCTTTATAGTGGACCGAGCGGATAAAATCCTTTAA
- a CDS encoding gliding motility protein → MLAKAGDVYCVYNTHLKKYIACQITKIEEGEKKPQAVLLSLDWSGEEPLREEELSSLKPLYIDFMYWERNLHLSNVDIHVPSHYIFIGNTTPLTTESTNTYAMFWGNGYDIYRQLKWQEIPKEKRDLFKKADKSKEKVSFAGNEYRISKHNINDEWTPFEDASELKVFPCLSKLALTKWHKNIYEYLQSTPFITELVLEKHGQTKLDFSKTSIHRLSIDLTGVEELILNDDLEELLLLGDMSDNCQILVKDHGASLRLQLDRSLPKVLGLKDLGAIHCSNILEIDFAQILNNYPNLRELRLWGKPGHILNFHKLSEFKELVNFSTVDLFGFTAEDIPKPEDLPRLSMFWMSSLPEEAAKVAKKYYKKQQDKGLNLWITKPRKAEWLAQNLDNPFRSWDGQENISTANAKKAASLYRKTRASLIKLLENPNENTMTNVEVLIREYTQGFNKMDKRNCFIETIEREDIYSALVEILDLLPEDLGMDKEKFIEIFDELKDF, encoded by the coding sequence ATGCTAGCAAAAGCAGGGGACGTCTATTGTGTTTACAATACCCATCTAAAAAAATACATAGCTTGCCAGATAACCAAGATCGAAGAGGGGGAGAAAAAGCCTCAGGCTGTCCTGCTGTCATTAGACTGGTCAGGAGAAGAACCTCTTAGAGAAGAAGAACTATCTTCTTTGAAGCCACTCTATATAGATTTTATGTACTGGGAAAGAAACTTACATCTTAGTAATGTTGATATTCATGTACCGTCACATTATATTTTTATTGGTAATACAACACCATTAACAACTGAAAGCACAAACACATATGCTATGTTTTGGGGAAATGGTTACGATATTTATAGGCAACTGAAATGGCAAGAAATACCAAAAGAAAAAAGAGATTTATTTAAGAAAGCAGATAAAAGCAAGGAAAAAGTTTCATTTGCAGGAAATGAGTATCGTATTTCTAAACACAATATCAATGACGAGTGGACGCCTTTTGAAGACGCATCAGAATTAAAAGTATTTCCTTGCTTATCTAAGTTGGCATTAACTAAATGGCACAAAAATATATATGAATATTTGCAGTCGACTCCTTTTATTACAGAACTAGTTCTTGAAAAGCATGGACAAACAAAACTGGATTTTTCTAAGACATCCATACATCGACTTTCCATTGATTTGACAGGTGTAGAGGAACTTATATTGAATGATGATCTGGAGGAGCTACTCTTATTAGGAGACATGAGCGACAATTGTCAGATACTTGTAAAGGATCATGGAGCCAGCTTACGATTACAACTTGATCGTTCTCTGCCTAAGGTACTGGGATTAAAGGATTTGGGAGCCATCCATTGTTCTAACATCCTTGAAATAGACTTTGCACAAATCTTGAATAACTATCCAAATCTTAGGGAATTAAGATTGTGGGGGAAACCTGGTCATATTCTTAATTTCCATAAATTATCAGAGTTCAAAGAGTTAGTCAATTTTTCAACTGTTGATTTGTTTGGCTTTACTGCAGAGGATATTCCCAAACCAGAAGATTTACCTCGATTAAGCATGTTTTGGATGAGCAGCTTACCAGAAGAGGCCGCTAAAGTGGCCAAAAAATATTATAAAAAACAGCAGGACAAGGGACTGAATCTTTGGATAACAAAACCGAGAAAAGCTGAATGGCTAGCCCAAAACCTAGACAATCCATTTCGCTCATGGGATGGTCAAGAGAATATTTCAACCGCAAACGCAAAAAAAGCAGCCTCTCTATATAGAAAGACTAGAGCAAGCCTTATAAAGCTTCTAGAAAACCCCAATGAGAACACTATGACAAACGTAGAAGTTCTCATAAGAGAATATACTCAAGGTTTCAATAAAATGGACAAACGTAACTGTTTTATTGAAACAATCGAGAGAGAGGATATCTATAGTGCTCTAGTTGAGATCTTAGATTTACTACCTGAAGATTTAGGGATGGACAAAGAAAAATTTATAGAAATCTTTGATGAGCTAAAAGATTTTTAA
- a CDS encoding PadR family transcriptional regulator — MYFPTSSALIEFLILAILEQGDSYGYEISQTIKLIAKIKESTLYPILKKLETNRYLTTYSREYQGRMRKYYSLTEIGEEQLFVLREEWTLYTDTINGIIEGSIRHDKN; from the coding sequence ATGTATTTTCCAACATCATCGGCCTTGATTGAATTTCTCATCTTGGCCATTCTAGAACAAGGGGATTCCTATGGTTATGAAATTAGCCAAACCATTAAACTCATCGCCAAAATCAAGGAATCTACTCTCTACCCCATCTTGAAAAAACTGGAGACCAACCGCTATCTGACTACATACTCTCGCGAATACCAAGGTCGGATGCGCAAGTACTACTCCTTGACAGAAATTGGAGAGGAGCAACTATTTGTCCTTCGAGAAGAATGGACACTCTATACTGACACTATCAACGGCATCATAGAAGGGAGCATTCGCCATGACAAGAACTGA
- a CDS encoding DUF1700 domain-containing protein → MTRTEYLNQLEAYLMKLPQADRIEAMDYFKELFDDAGPEGEEDLIASLGSPKEAAHDVLTTLLDKKINEENSNKNNRQVLQIAIIALLAAPIGIPVGIGLLMAIIGIFIAAVSVLLAFFAVSAAGLILGGVLLFESFYVLAESTSAFVLIFGGGLLAIGASSLVLLATSYVARFFGLLILRLIQWILNRGKRGESHA, encoded by the coding sequence ATGACAAGAACTGAATATTTGAATCAGCTTGAAGCCTATCTGATGAAGCTTCCTCAAGCTGATCGCATCGAAGCCATGGATTACTTCAAAGAACTCTTTGATGATGCTGGTCCTGAAGGCGAGGAAGACCTAATAGCTAGCCTGGGAAGTCCAAAAGAAGCTGCCCATGATGTCCTGACTACACTTCTTGATAAAAAAATCAACGAAGAAAATTCCAATAAGAACAACCGTCAGGTTTTACAAATCGCAATCATCGCACTTCTGGCTGCACCTATTGGGATTCCAGTCGGGATTGGTCTTCTCATGGCTATCATCGGGATTTTTATCGCTGCGGTTAGTGTACTTTTAGCCTTCTTTGCTGTATCAGCAGCTGGACTAATCCTAGGAGGCGTTCTCCTATTTGAAAGCTTCTACGTCCTGGCTGAATCTACATCTGCTTTTGTGCTGATTTTTGGTGGAGGTTTACTAGCTATCGGGGCTTCGTCTCTAGTCTTACTAGCGACTTCCTATGTAGCACGTTTCTTTGGATTACTAATCCTTCGACTTATTCAGTGGATTCTTAATAGAGGAAAGAGAGGTGAAAGTCATGCGTAA
- a CDS encoding DUF4097 family beta strand repeat-containing protein, with product MRKLTKGFLIFGVVTSIIGFAMIIIGIQTDGVRSLLAMSQNPVFESRMEELVFDKDIENLNISLTEHSLVITESNDDKIHLQYHPTISEKENLQHSIKEKSLEITDTKSTTRRSIGSSIEGILFIASGISSRNDEIVLSLPRGKDLKNLTAQVDHRILSISNAKINNAKILSNGFLLRITDSEIKNSQLTTTGIVNVFETSLTDSRIQADHEHIEADDIQVHGRVEFEARKDISFELSQKELDRINVEFSAEHGDIYRWHRDRRDIPTGGSKGEALANPYKTEKKDTQDLLVAKSNQSIYFP from the coding sequence ATGCGTAAATTAACAAAAGGATTTCTTATCTTTGGTGTTGTTACTAGTATCATTGGTTTTGCCATGATAATCATCGGCATCCAAACCGATGGTGTCAGAAGCCTCCTAGCAATGTCTCAAAATCCAGTCTTTGAAAGCCGAATGGAAGAGCTCGTTTTTGATAAAGATATTGAAAATCTAAACATCTCACTAACAGAACATTCGCTCGTCATTACGGAGTCAAACGATGATAAGATCCACCTCCAGTATCACCCGACCATCTCTGAAAAAGAGAACCTTCAACACTCTATCAAAGAGAAAAGTCTTGAAATAACTGATACTAAATCAACTACACGTCGCTCTATAGGTTCTAGTATCGAAGGTATCCTCTTTATCGCAAGCGGAATTTCTAGCCGCAATGATGAAATCGTACTCTCATTACCAAGAGGAAAGGACTTAAAAAATCTTACAGCTCAGGTTGACCATCGTATCCTTTCAATTTCCAATGCAAAAATCAACAATGCCAAGATTCTGTCAAATGGCTTTCTTCTTCGTATCACTGATAGCGAGATTAAAAATAGCCAACTGACTACAACTGGAATTGTCAATGTATTTGAAACCAGTCTAACAGATAGCCGCATCCAAGCAGATCATGAACATATCGAGGCAGACGATATCCAAGTGCATGGTCGAGTGGAATTCGAGGCAAGAAAAGATATCTCATTCGAGTTATCTCAAAAGGAACTTGATCGAATCAATGTTGAGTTTTCTGCTGAACATGGTGATATCTATCGTTGGCATCGAGACAGACGTGACATACCTACGGGAGGTAGTAAAGGTGAAGCATTAGCTAACCCTTACAAAACAGAAAAAAAAGATACGCAAGATCTCCTCGTCGCAAAATCGAATCAAAGTATCTATTTCCCATAA
- a CDS encoding DUF6574 domain-containing protein translates to MTQEWFESADFEKTANNDKKDSPSDSVLLEEDSEAREEAPVVEENPQANPENQETDLEKVEAEEEETEEAEEELVTKTDKSEEPVEEVSQTSKPLTSKSLESPFLPDPTSTKTAIFKEELADFWIWLQGALKEPTASFDTDKKHSYTAFALLTIFSATSFLFTVYHAKQGYYGRMAAIDSKALQHLPSLNLFSIFSILVATSLFFFSILMGGFVVKRFVDQDSDWTLERAFQVHSRLLAIPILLTGIASFFAFFNGLRFAALLCLISMGMVLLGNLYIISRPSKDSQVDSFYRLLLAFLVNGSILFLFFLAEMALVFDYLRILAFM, encoded by the coding sequence ATGACTCAAGAATGGTTTGAAAGTGCTGATTTCGAAAAAACAGCCAACAATGATAAAAAAGATAGCCCATCCGACTCAGTTCTCCTTGAAGAAGATTCAGAGGCAAGAGAAGAGGCGCCAGTAGTTGAGGAAAATCCTCAAGCCAATCCTGAAAATCAGGAAACTGACCTAGAAAAAGTAGAGGCTGAAGAAGAAGAAACTGAAGAAGCTGAAGAAGAACTGGTAACAAAGACAGACAAGTCAGAAGAACCTGTTGAAGAAGTTTCTCAGACAAGCAAACCTTTAACCAGCAAATCTTTGGAAAGCCCATTTTTACCAGACCCTACATCTACAAAAACTGCAATCTTCAAAGAAGAATTGGCTGATTTTTGGATTTGGTTACAAGGTGCCCTTAAAGAACCGACAGCAAGTTTCGATACAGATAAAAAACACAGTTACACTGCTTTTGCGCTCCTAACTATCTTTTCTGCCACGAGTTTCCTCTTTACAGTTTATCACGCCAAGCAAGGCTACTACGGCCGCATGGCAGCCATCGACTCTAAAGCTCTCCAGCATCTCCCTTCACTAAATCTCTTTTCTATCTTCTCCATCCTGGTAGCGACAAGTTTGTTCTTCTTCTCTATCCTCATGGGTGGATTTGTAGTCAAACGTTTTGTCGATCAGGACAGTGATTGGACATTGGAAAGAGCCTTTCAAGTACATAGCAGACTCTTGGCTATCCCAATTCTCTTGACAGGTATTGCTAGCTTCTTTGCCTTCTTTAACGGTCTACGCTTTGCGGCTCTTCTCTGCCTCATTAGTATGGGCATGGTTCTACTTGGTAACCTCTATATCATTTCAAGACCTAGCAAGGACAGTCAAGTTGACTCCTTCTATCGCCTTCTCTTAGCCTTTCTAGTCAACGGAAGCATCCTATTTCTCTTTTTCCTAGCAGAAATGGCTCTTGTTTTTGACTATCTTCGAATCCTTGCTTTTATGTAA
- a CDS encoding DUF4299 family protein → MVKTFFIPNKQSILGQQEILTAKSILGLVEGLESHSYDAVYLRQPLNRLEYIECGIVGKSQFLFKVRYLDSQKGYQVIIPDLITRADWEIVEALLQALSSKVGEEVEGLADFDLENYFHDTVKNYLADKGARLGFCQGILSPVYFDKKDLESFLKEDGLARFEALVKKVQGSDAYPASAKFYPDGEGKVHGIYHLAQGVKTILPKEPVIPAPYVEQLVGKELVWEIDLVKISGDGSKPEDYEAVARLDYQAFLEALPKELYQDLDANQVEVGPVLGKDFENLVKGN, encoded by the coding sequence ATGGTGAAAACATTTTTTATTCCAAATAAACAAAGTATTCTAGGACAACAGGAGATTCTTACGGCCAAATCAATTTTAGGTTTAGTAGAAGGCCTAGAGTCGCATAGTTATGATGCTGTCTATCTCCGTCAACCCCTTAATCGCCTCGAGTATATCGAGTGTGGAATCGTGGGCAAATCTCAGTTCCTCTTTAAAGTTCGCTACCTAGACTCTCAAAAAGGCTATCAAGTAATCATTCCTGACTTGATTACAAGAGCTGATTGGGAGATTGTAGAAGCTCTCTTGCAAGCCTTATCTAGTAAGGTCGGTGAAGAAGTTGAAGGCTTGGCAGACTTTGATTTGGAAAATTATTTCCACGATACTGTTAAAAACTATTTGGCGGATAAGGGTGCTCGTTTGGGCTTCTGCCAAGGAATTCTATCACCTGTTTACTTTGACAAGAAGGATTTAGAAAGCTTCTTAAAAGAAGATGGTTTGGCACGTTTTGAAGCATTAGTCAAAAAGGTTCAAGGGTCGGATGCATATCCTGCCAGCGCAAAATTTTATCCAGATGGAGAAGGTAAGGTTCATGGTATCTACCACCTAGCTCAGGGAGTAAAAACTATCTTACCAAAAGAACCTGTGATTCCAGCGCCTTACGTTGAACAGTTAGTAGGCAAGGAGCTTGTATGGGAGATTGACCTGGTGAAAATCTCTGGAGATGGTTCAAAACCAGAAGACTATGAAGCAGTAGCTAGACTGGATTATCAAGCGTTTTTAGAAGCTTTGCCAAAAGAACTTTATCAGGACTTAGATGCTAACCAAGTAGAAGTAGGCCCTGTTTTAGGGAAAGATTTTGAGAACTTAGTAAAAGGTAACTAG
- a CDS encoding rhodanese-related sulfurtransferase produces MAKPIRVLLYYKYVPIENAEQFAADHLAFCKSIGLKGRILVADEGINGTVSGDYETTQKYMDYVHSLPGMEDLWFKIDEEEEQAFKKMFVRYKKEIVHLGLEDENFDEDIDPLETTGAYLSPKEFKEALLDEDTVVLDTRNDYEYDLGHFRGAIRPDIRNFRELPQWVRDNKEKFMDKRVVVYCTGGVRCEKFSGWMVREGYKDVGQLHGGIATYGKDPEVQGELWDGKMYVFDERIAVDVNHVNPTIVGKDWFDGTPCERYVNCGNPFCNRRILASEDNEDKYLRGCSHECRVHPRNRYVLEHELTQDQVIERLAAIGENLDHSEVI; encoded by the coding sequence ATGGCAAAACCTATTCGTGTTTTACTTTACTATAAATATGTTCCCATCGAAAACGCAGAACAATTTGCGGCTGACCACTTGGCTTTCTGTAAGTCTATTGGCCTCAAGGGCCGTATCCTAGTGGCTGACGAAGGGATCAACGGAACTGTTTCTGGTGACTACGAAACAACGCAAAAATACATGGACTATGTTCACAGCCTTCCAGGGATGGAAGACCTCTGGTTCAAGATTGATGAAGAAGAAGAGCAAGCTTTCAAGAAGATGTTTGTTCGCTACAAAAAGGAAATCGTTCACCTTGGGTTAGAAGATGAAAACTTTGACGAGGACATCGATCCTCTTGAAACAACAGGTGCTTACTTGTCTCCAAAAGAATTCAAAGAAGCTCTTCTAGATGAAGATACCGTTGTTCTTGATACTCGCAATGACTACGAGTACGATCTTGGACATTTCCGTGGAGCTATCCGTCCGGATATCCGCAATTTCCGTGAGTTGCCACAATGGGTCCGTGATAACAAAGAAAAATTCATGGATAAACGTGTCGTTGTTTACTGTACAGGTGGAGTCCGCTGTGAGAAATTCTCAGGTTGGATGGTCCGTGAAGGCTACAAAGATGTCGGTCAATTGCACGGAGGAATTGCGACTTATGGGAAAGATCCAGAAGTTCAAGGGGAACTTTGGGATGGGAAAATGTACGTATTTGATGAACGTATCGCAGTCGATGTCAACCATGTCAATCCAACCATTGTAGGGAAAGATTGGTTTGATGGAACACCATGTGAACGCTATGTCAACTGTGGAAATCCATTCTGTAACCGCCGTATCTTGGCATCAGAAGACAACGAAGACAAATATCTCCGTGGTTGCTCACACGAGTGTCGTGTTCATCCACGCAATCGTTACGTTTTAGAGCATGAATTAACGCAAGATCAAGTTATCGAGCGTCTAGCAGCGATTGGTGAGAACCTAGATCATTCTGAAGTTATATAA
- a CDS encoding CPBP family intramembrane glutamic endopeptidase has protein sequence MKKYHLIFKTSAILSYLFFVYGLSQLTLIIQNYWQFSSQIGNFFWIRNLVSLVFIGLMVWILVKTGHGYLFVIPKKKWLWYTVLTILVAVLHITFNFQTARHVQSTYEGWAVLIGYSETNFAELGLYLSLFFLGPLMEELIYRGLLQHAFFKDSKFGLDLILPSVLFALPHFTSFPSVLDILVFATFGIFYAGLTRYTKSIYPGYIVHVINNIVATLPFLLTFLHRIFS, from the coding sequence ATGAAAAAATACCATCTTATTTTCAAAACTAGTGCAATCTTATCCTACTTATTTTTCGTATATGGACTTTCTCAGCTAACACTTATAATCCAAAACTACTGGCAATTTTCTTCTCAAATTGGCAATTTTTTCTGGATTCGAAATCTTGTCAGTCTAGTCTTCATCGGACTGATGGTATGGATATTAGTCAAGACAGGTCATGGATATCTTTTTGTTATTCCAAAGAAAAAATGGCTTTGGTATACAGTTTTGACGATTCTCGTAGCTGTGCTTCATATAACGTTTAATTTCCAAACGGCTAGACATGTTCAGTCTACCTATGAAGGTTGGGCCGTGTTAATCGGTTATAGTGAGACAAATTTTGCCGAGTTGGGACTCTACCTATCCTTATTTTTTCTAGGACCTCTGATGGAAGAGTTGATTTATAGAGGATTGCTCCAACATGCTTTCTTTAAAGATTCGAAATTTGGGCTTGACCTGATTCTCCCTTCGGTTTTATTTGCTCTTCCTCACTTTACAAGTTTTCCCAGTGTACTAGATATTCTTGTTTTTGCGACATTTGGAATCTTTTATGCGGGTCTAACTCGTTATACCAAGAGTATCTATCCTGGTTATATCGTTCATGTTATCAATAATATCGTTGCAACATTGCCATTTTTGTTAACATTTCTTCATCGAATATTCAGTTAA